One window of Gilliamella sp. B3022 genomic DNA carries:
- a CDS encoding DMSO/selenate family reductase complex A subunit encodes MSKSENNKMSRRDFLQKSMAIGSIAALASNMQMPFVYAKSDKNTSDNEIPNPTNQEKIFYSACLVNCGSRCPLKVHVKNDIITKISAEDGVNDPIFGQHQIRPCLRGRAVRWRTYDPDRLKYPMLRVGKRGEGKFKRISWEEAISLLADKLKYTIDKYGNEAIYYQYGTGTTGANIPGRNACKRFLNTIGGFLNYHGDYSSGQITAIKPYLYGNANESLLDQIKHSDLVVMFGQNIAETRMSGGGQVTELFNALSQSKARVIIIDPRHSESVVGYDAEWIPIIPGTDAALVAAIGYTLLEEDRIDDEMLNRYCVGWNADSLPDTAPPFSDFKSYILGLGDDRTPKTPEWAAQKTGIPANQIRKLAIDIVSAKAAWISQGWGPQRWQNGEHTTRAIMILPIITGQFGKLGTNIGTWGGSVTYPVPGLSLVNPVKTSIPFFLWTKAIDDPFSMTATNAYIKGKDKLDVGIKFIWSYASNVIGNQHADLNRTHQILQDESKCEFILVWDTHMTASAKYADLLLPDVSSVESNDLINNSYASGAYHYVIRMQRAIKPLWENRSSYDVLTDLSEKMGVKDKFTQGRSQDEWIEYCYEKLRKQYPNLPSFDETDGIGVIDRKLANSDTQVALQTFRDDPLKNPLNTPSGKIEIYSEALAKIASEWDFDEDDKLYPIPAYLPAIEGSEDRQQKQKYPLQLIGFHIKGHCHSSYSNLPQLREAVASSIWINPFDAEQRQIKHGQLVEVYNDRGRLYISAKVTPRILPGVIAIPQGLWAKTNAEGIDIGGCVNRLTSMRPSVLAKSNPQHTNLVDIKPLSVMSTAS; translated from the coding sequence ATGAGCAAGTCAGAAAACAATAAAATGAGTCGACGTGATTTTTTACAAAAATCGATGGCAATTGGAAGCATTGCAGCTTTGGCAAGTAATATGCAAATGCCTTTTGTTTACGCCAAGTCGGATAAAAATACCAGTGACAATGAAATTCCTAACCCTACTAACCAAGAAAAAATTTTTTATAGTGCCTGTTTAGTTAATTGTGGAAGCCGTTGTCCACTAAAAGTCCATGTTAAAAACGATATTATCACTAAAATTTCTGCTGAGGATGGTGTTAATGATCCTATCTTTGGTCAGCATCAAATTCGCCCTTGTTTACGTGGGAGAGCCGTTCGTTGGCGTACTTATGATCCTGATCGTTTAAAATATCCAATGCTACGCGTTGGTAAACGTGGTGAGGGTAAATTTAAGCGAATTTCATGGGAAGAGGCCATCAGTTTATTAGCGGATAAATTAAAATATACGATTGATAAGTATGGTAATGAGGCTATTTATTATCAATATGGTACAGGTACAACAGGCGCAAATATCCCTGGACGTAATGCCTGTAAGCGGTTTTTAAATACTATTGGCGGTTTTTTGAATTACCATGGTGATTATTCAAGTGGACAAATAACAGCAATTAAACCTTATCTTTATGGTAATGCTAACGAATCTTTGTTAGACCAAATAAAACATTCTGATTTGGTTGTGATGTTTGGTCAAAATATTGCTGAAACTCGAATGTCCGGTGGTGGGCAGGTTACGGAGTTATTCAATGCTTTATCACAAAGTAAGGCAAGAGTTATTATTATCGATCCACGGCATAGTGAAAGCGTAGTTGGTTATGATGCTGAATGGATCCCAATTATCCCAGGTACCGATGCCGCATTAGTTGCTGCAATTGGTTATACTTTACTTGAAGAAGATCGTATTGATGATGAAATGCTCAATCGATACTGTGTTGGTTGGAACGCCGATTCATTACCTGATACGGCACCTCCTTTTAGCGATTTTAAATCTTATATTCTTGGGTTAGGCGATGATAGGACACCGAAGACACCTGAATGGGCTGCTCAAAAAACAGGAATTCCAGCAAATCAGATTCGAAAATTAGCAATCGATATTGTCAGTGCTAAGGCTGCATGGATTTCTCAAGGTTGGGGTCCTCAACGTTGGCAGAATGGTGAGCACACTACAAGAGCAATTATGATATTACCTATTATTACTGGTCAATTTGGTAAGCTAGGAACAAATATAGGAACTTGGGGTGGTAGTGTAACTTATCCAGTTCCAGGTTTAAGTCTTGTGAACCCAGTTAAAACCAGTATTCCATTTTTTTTATGGACTAAAGCCATTGATGATCCATTTAGTATGACGGCCACAAATGCTTATATAAAAGGTAAAGATAAATTAGATGTAGGCATTAAATTTATCTGGAGTTATGCAAGTAATGTTATTGGTAACCAGCATGCTGATCTCAATCGGACTCACCAAATTTTACAAGATGAATCAAAATGTGAGTTTATTTTAGTCTGGGACACACATATGACCGCATCGGCTAAGTATGCCGATTTACTATTACCAGATGTGTCTTCGGTCGAAAGTAATGATTTGATTAATAATTCTTATGCATCAGGTGCTTATCATTACGTTATTCGTATGCAACGAGCAATTAAGCCGCTTTGGGAAAATCGTTCATCATATGATGTGTTAACAGATTTATCGGAAAAGATGGGAGTAAAAGATAAATTCACGCAAGGTCGTAGTCAGGATGAGTGGATAGAGTATTGTTATGAGAAACTTCGAAAACAATATCCTAATTTACCTAGCTTTGATGAAACTGATGGTATAGGAGTGATTGATCGTAAGTTAGCTAATAGCGATACACAAGTTGCTTTACAAACATTCAGAGATGATCCTCTTAAAAATCCATTAAATACGCCATCAGGAAAAATTGAAATTTATTCTGAAGCATTGGCCAAAATTGCCAGTGAATGGGATTTTGATGAAGATGATAAACTTTATCCAATCCCAGCTTATTTACCCGCTATTGAAGGAAGTGAAGATAGACAGCAGAAACAAAAATATCCATTACAATTAATTGGTTTTCATATTAAAGGTCATTGTCATTCAAGTTATAGTAATTTACCGCAGTTACGAGAAGCTGTGGCGAGCAGTATTTGGATTAATCCATTTGATGCAGAGCAAAGACAGATTAAGCATGGACAATTAGTTGAGGTTTATAATGATCGTGGTCGATTGTATATTTCTGCTAAAGTCACACCACGTATATTGCCAGGTGTGATTGCGATTCCCCAAGGTTTGTGGGCAAAAACTAATGCAGAAGGTATAGATATTGGTGGTTGTGTTAATCGTTTAACTTCAATGCGTCCATCAGTTCTAGCTAAATCCAATCCACAACATACTAACTTGGTTGACATTAAACCATTGTCAGTTATGTCAACAGCATCGTAA
- a CDS encoding DMSO/selenate family reductase complex B subunit: MQYGFYINSSKCTGCKTCQLSCKDEKDNSLGIHFRRVYEYGGGEWQQVDGLWQNNTFTYYLSISCNHCDQPTCVHGCPTGAMHKREEDGLVVVNQDVCIGCRYCEMRCPYGAPQFDHQKKVMSKCDGCYERVSEGLKPVCVESCPQRALDFDEIGKLREQYGDERNIAPLPNSQLTNPNIVIKPHAQSKASGDTQGKVLNPEEV, from the coding sequence ATGCAATATGGATTCTATATTAACTCTTCTAAATGTACGGGCTGTAAAACCTGTCAATTGAGCTGTAAAGATGAGAAGGATAACTCTTTAGGCATCCATTTTCGTCGTGTGTATGAATATGGTGGTGGTGAATGGCAACAAGTTGATGGTCTTTGGCAAAATAATACTTTTACTTATTATTTGTCGATTTCTTGTAATCACTGTGATCAACCGACTTGTGTACATGGGTGTCCAACGGGTGCAATGCATAAACGTGAGGAAGATGGTTTAGTTGTGGTGAATCAAGATGTTTGTATTGGTTGTCGATACTGCGAAATGCGTTGTCCTTATGGTGCACCACAATTCGATCACCAAAAAAAAGTAATGTCTAAATGTGATGGGTGTTATGAGCGTGTATCTGAAGGATTAAAGCCTGTATGTGTTGAATCATGTCCACAACGAGCTTTAGACTTTGATGAAATTGGTAAGTTGCGTGAGCAATATGGTGATGAACGTAATATTGCACCATTACCAAATTCACAACTGACTAATCCTAATATTGTCATAAAACCACATGCACAATCTAAAGCATCTGGTGATACACAAGGTAAAGTACTCAATCCGGAGGAGGTCTAA
- a CDS encoding dimethyl sulfoxide reductase anchor subunit family protein, giving the protein MHELPLVFFTIFGQLSAGMVLLSGLNYLLNRSSHNVLIIEKINLVALIFMALGMLLASFHLGKPLRALNVIFGIGRSPMSNEIFTFGLLFGVTLGWVILAYFSHHNNSNRWELINALCQRINQIPHIGKILAVLLVILSLIFVWTIVLTYMLPTVKTWGSYYTVIQMYTAMLVLGGSMVVMFGFYRTGSIAFFIGVLLILLLKIPYINLMVEIAPQLAYDQYHWFALQCGLLLVALILVGLNSWRNKKITMIYLVGFLCTLVAELCERMAFYNLWTIPL; this is encoded by the coding sequence ATGCATGAATTACCACTGGTATTTTTTACCATATTTGGGCAACTATCTGCTGGAATGGTGCTTTTAAGCGGTTTAAATTATTTATTGAATCGATCATCCCATAATGTGTTAATTATCGAAAAAATTAATTTAGTAGCCCTAATTTTTATGGCATTAGGTATGTTACTGGCGTCATTCCACTTAGGTAAGCCTTTACGTGCTTTGAATGTGATTTTCGGTATTGGTCGTTCACCAATGAGTAATGAGATTTTTACCTTTGGATTATTATTTGGTGTGACATTGGGTTGGGTAATACTTGCTTACTTTTCTCATCATAATAATTCAAATCGGTGGGAATTGATTAACGCTCTATGCCAGCGCATTAATCAAATTCCACATATTGGCAAAATTCTTGCTGTATTGTTAGTGATCTTAAGTTTAATTTTTGTGTGGACAATTGTGTTAACTTACATGTTGCCGACGGTTAAAACTTGGGGTTCTTACTATACGGTAATTCAAATGTATACCGCAATGTTAGTATTGGGTGGGAGTATGGTTGTCATGTTCGGATTCTATCGAACAGGGAGTATTGCCTTTTTTATTGGTGTTTTGTTAATACTGTTATTAAAGATTCCTTATATTAACTTAATGGTCGAAATCGCGCCTCAATTAGCTTATGATCAGTATCATTGGTTTGCACTACAGTGTGGATTATTGTTGGTAGCTCTAATTTTGGTGGGCTTAAATAGTTGGCGAAACAAAAAAATAACTATGATTTATCTAGTTGGTTTTTTATGCACTTTAGTTGCTGAACTTTGTGAACGCATGGCCTTTTATAATTTATGGACAATACCATTATAA